The following are encoded in a window of uncultured Ilyobacter sp. genomic DNA:
- a CDS encoding aldo/keto reductase encodes MERVMLAENLEISRFVHGYWRLNDWNLGKDQCLNLIKETLAMGITTFDHADIYGSYTCEKLFGETLKLEPGLRKEIEIITKCGIVLKSPNRPLNNGHHYNTSKSHIIKSAEISLKNFGTDYIDLLLIHRPDPFMDPHEVAEAFSDLKKSGKVRNFGVSNFLPHQYQMLQSYMDEKLITNQVEISAWNLENMENGVLDFALEKRIKPMAWSPLGGGYIFKSNEEKALRLRKTLEEIKMELGAKKIDQVMYAWLLSHPGGIIPIIGSGNLGRVELACESIDYKLTRAQWFRIYDASRGREVD; translated from the coding sequence GTGGAAAGAGTAATGCTTGCAGAAAACCTGGAAATATCCAGGTTTGTACATGGTTATTGGAGATTGAATGACTGGAACCTCGGAAAGGATCAGTGCTTAAATTTAATAAAAGAGACATTGGCTATGGGGATAACCACCTTTGACCACGCAGATATATATGGAAGTTATACTTGTGAAAAACTATTTGGAGAAACTCTTAAACTAGAACCTGGACTCAGAAAAGAGATAGAGATCATTACAAAGTGCGGGATAGTGTTAAAATCGCCTAATAGACCTTTGAATAATGGGCACCATTATAATACCAGTAAGAGTCATATAATAAAATCTGCAGAAATATCACTAAAAAATTTTGGCACTGATTATATAGACCTCCTTCTGATACACAGACCGGATCCATTTATGGACCCTCATGAAGTTGCAGAGGCATTTTCAGATCTTAAAAAATCTGGTAAAGTCAGAAATTTCGGAGTTTCAAATTTTCTTCCCCATCAATATCAGATGCTTCAGTCATATATGGATGAGAAACTTATAACTAATCAGGTTGAGATTTCTGCATGGAATCTTGAAAACATGGAAAATGGAGTTTTAGACTTTGCTTTGGAAAAAAGAATAAAACCTATGGCATGGTCACCTCTTGGAGGCGGTTATATATTCAAATCCAATGAAGAAAAGGCGTTAAGATTAAGAAAGACGCTAGAAGAAATAAAAATGGAGCTAGGTGCAAAAAAGATAGATCAAGTTATGTATGCCTGGCTCCTTTCCCATCCTGGAGGAATAATCCCTATAATCGGATCGGGAAATTTGGGAAGAGTCGAGTTAGCGTGCGAATCCATTGACTACAAACTTACAAGAGCTCAGTGGTTCAGAATATATGATGCTTCTAGAGGCAGAGAAGTCGACTAA
- a CDS encoding transposase: MAGEKHSNEIKEMMVRLYNGGKGKKVKDLAIEYGIAESTVRYWVVDKPKKENKNKTKESSNPEIEEMKKEIAKLKEENDILKKAMTIFAKN, from the coding sequence ATGGCAGGGGAAAAGCATAGTAATGAAATTAAAGAAATGATGGTTAGGCTTTACAACGGGGGTAAAGGTAAGAAGGTTAAGGACTTAGCAATAGAATATGGTATAGCAGAATCAACAGTTAGGTATTGGGTTGTAGACAAACCTAAAAAAGAGAATAAAAATAAGACTAAAGAGTCCTCGAATCCAGAAATTGAAGAAATGAAAAAAGAGATTGCGAAGCTTAAAGAAGAGAATGATATATTAAAAAAGGCTATGACCATATTCGCCAAAAACTAA
- a CDS encoding IS3 family transposase produces the protein MTTLSKIHPICKLTKILKIPKSTYYYRISSTENSNKLKREEMKRKIFKVWDNSHKRYGAPKIHQELLKKGNKCSLKHVQNLMVEQGIMSITVKKFRPQRGNEAVEEKSGPNILDQDFSVEKINEKVVGDITYIHTKKDKWCYLSSFMDLYNNEIIGWSFSKNMTTDMVLESLKMACIKRKDIKGAIIHTNRGSQYTSNAFKDTVKSEGMRLSYSRKGNPYDNTCIESFHSVLKKELIHHKVYEDFEEAMTDIIEYIENWYNNRRIQKKLGWKSPREYLKAV, from the coding sequence ATCACCACTCTTTCTAAAATACACCCTATTTGCAAGTTAACCAAAATTCTAAAGATTCCTAAAAGTACATACTACTATAGAATATCAAGCACAGAAAATTCTAACAAACTTAAGAGGGAAGAGATGAAGCGCAAAATCTTCAAAGTATGGGATAATAGCCATAAAAGATATGGTGCTCCAAAAATACATCAGGAATTATTAAAAAAAGGTAATAAATGCAGCTTAAAACATGTACAAAATTTAATGGTAGAACAAGGAATAATGTCTATTACAGTTAAAAAATTCAGACCTCAGAGAGGCAATGAAGCAGTGGAAGAAAAGTCTGGACCAAATATTTTGGACCAGGATTTTAGCGTAGAAAAAATTAATGAAAAAGTGGTTGGAGATATCACATATATCCATACAAAAAAAGATAAATGGTGCTACCTAAGCTCATTTATGGATCTGTATAACAATGAGATTATTGGATGGAGTTTTTCTAAGAATATGACAACAGATATGGTGCTGGAAAGCTTGAAAATGGCATGCATAAAGAGAAAAGATATTAAGGGTGCCATTATCCATACGAACAGAGGCAGCCAATATACTTCAAATGCATTTAAAGACACAGTAAAATCTGAGGGGATGAGATTATCCTACTCAAGAAAAGGAAATCCCTACGATAATACTTGTATAGAGTCTTTTCACTCGGTTTTAAAAAAGGAGCTTATTCACCATAAAGTGTATGAAGATTTTGAAGAAGCAATGACTGATATTATTGAGTATATAGAAAATTGGTACAACAATAGGAGAATCCAGAAGAAATTAGGATGGAAGTCTCCTAGAGAGTACCTAAAAGCAGTATAA
- a CDS encoding IS256 family transposase, whose protein sequence is MARLPKELVRDFVREGNFKSIKDIEEALKDIFKDTIQEALEAEIEEELGYSKYDLANKSTTNSRNGKYKKTVKSSAGNIDLLVPRDREGAYQPKIVEKHQRDISKLEDNILSLYGKGMSTRDISSHVQDIYGFEVSAESVSRITDKLIPLIQEWQSRPLDPVYPFIFLDAVHYSVKEENRILKKAAYVVLGVTLEEKKEILGIYIGENETSKFWLSVMTDLKNRGVKDILIASVDGLNGFDNAILSVFSQAQIQRCIVHQIRNTLKYVSYKDRKSFAHDLKSIYTAPSEEAGLTALNTIKDSWKAKYPYALRSWEVNWSQLSAFYEYTEEIKKVMYTTNVIENVHRQFRKVTKSKGVFPTDMSLLKQLYLVVIDLDKKWDRSFKRGWDQILGQLAIKYEDRLSEYLF, encoded by the coding sequence ATGGCTAGATTACCGAAGGAACTTGTCAGAGATTTTGTTAGAGAAGGAAACTTTAAATCTATTAAGGATATCGAAGAAGCTTTAAAGGATATTTTTAAAGATACTATCCAGGAAGCTTTAGAAGCTGAAATTGAAGAAGAGCTTGGATATTCCAAGTATGATTTAGCTAATAAATCTACTACTAACTCTAGAAATGGTAAGTACAAGAAAACTGTTAAATCAAGCGCTGGAAACATTGATCTCCTCGTTCCCAGAGACAGAGAAGGTGCATATCAACCTAAGATTGTTGAAAAACATCAAAGGGACATCTCTAAATTGGAGGATAATATTCTATCGCTTTATGGAAAGGGAATGAGTACTAGGGATATCAGCTCTCATGTTCAGGATATATATGGATTTGAAGTATCTGCAGAAAGTGTTAGTAGAATAACTGATAAATTAATTCCTCTTATTCAGGAATGGCAGAGTAGACCTCTTGATCCTGTATATCCATTCATTTTCCTTGATGCAGTCCACTATTCAGTCAAAGAGGAGAATAGAATCCTTAAAAAGGCTGCCTACGTTGTCTTAGGAGTTACTTTAGAGGAAAAAAAAGAAATTTTAGGAATATATATAGGTGAGAATGAGACCTCCAAATTCTGGTTATCAGTAATGACTGATCTTAAAAACAGAGGGGTTAAAGATATTCTCATAGCTTCTGTTGATGGTCTGAATGGATTTGATAATGCTATTCTGAGTGTATTTTCACAGGCTCAGATCCAGAGGTGCATAGTTCACCAAATAAGGAATACGCTAAAATATGTAAGCTACAAAGACAGAAAATCTTTTGCGCATGACTTAAAATCTATTTATACCGCCCCAAGTGAAGAAGCAGGACTAACTGCCCTTAATACTATCAAGGATTCCTGGAAAGCGAAATATCCATACGCTCTAAGGAGCTGGGAAGTGAACTGGAGTCAATTAAGTGCATTCTATGAGTATACAGAAGAAATAAAAAAGGTGATGTATACAACCAATGTGATAGAAAACGTCCATAGGCAATTCAGAAAAGTTACTAAATCCAAGGGGGTATTTCCTACAGATATGTCTCTATTGAAGCAGTTATATCTTGTAGTAATTGATTTAGATAAGAAATGGGATAGAAGTTTTAAAAGAGGTTGGGATCAGATTCTTGGACAATTGGCAATTAAATATGAAGACAGACTCTCAGAATATTTATTCTAG
- a CDS encoding family 1 encapsulin nanocompartment shell protein, producing the protein MNVLKRELAPISSKAWAEIDARAREILNYYLSARKFVNVQGPKGLDFTSVTEGRIQVHNDPILNYGIFKVKPLVEPRVSFVLSRWELDNIERGAKDINFDALDEAVQKVALFEEKVVFQGLQEANISGIFDCSSHNIRPFGDSDEDILSSVSQGILQLERSIAPKPYTFVVSEDYWCKLSSRGKRFPLLDQIKSLIGGDIVVSRSIQGAVLLPYDNDNIEFSIGEDFSIGYQEHSESEVKLFITETFTFRILDESFIVLFK; encoded by the coding sequence ATGAATGTATTAAAAAGAGAGCTTGCTCCGATTTCTAGCAAAGCTTGGGCTGAGATAGACGCAAGGGCCAGAGAAATTTTGAATTACTATCTTTCGGCTAGAAAATTTGTAAATGTACAGGGACCTAAAGGTCTTGATTTTACATCTGTTACTGAAGGTAGAATACAAGTGCACAATGACCCCATCTTAAATTATGGTATTTTTAAGGTTAAGCCCCTTGTCGAGCCTAGAGTAAGTTTTGTTCTAAGTCGTTGGGAACTTGATAATATAGAGAGAGGCGCTAAAGATATAAATTTTGATGCTTTAGACGAGGCTGTTCAAAAGGTGGCACTTTTTGAAGAAAAAGTGGTCTTTCAAGGATTGCAAGAAGCTAATATCAGTGGTATATTCGATTGTTCTTCTCATAATATTAGACCTTTTGGAGATTCAGATGAAGATATACTTTCGAGCGTATCACAGGGAATATTACAACTTGAAAGGTCTATAGCTCCCAAACCTTATACCTTTGTGGTGAGTGAAGATTATTGGTGCAAATTGAGCTCTAGGGGAAAAAGATTTCCACTGCTCGATCAGATAAAATCTTTGATAGGTGGAGACATAGTAGTAAGTCGGAGTATACAAGGGGCTGTTTTACTGCCCTATGATAATGATAATATTGAATTTTCTATAGGAGAAGATTTTTCCATAGGTTATCAAGAGCATTCTGAAAGTGAAGTTAAACTGTTTATAACCGAGACATTTACTTTTAGAATATTAGATGAAAGTTTTATAGTTTTATTTAAATAA
- a CDS encoding ferritin-like domain-containing protein, whose product MSNQFHEPFELLSEKTKDITRAINSLREELEAVDWYNQRADISTDGELRSILEHNRNEEMEHAVMLMEWLRRNMDGWNEEMETYFFTKSPITSLEEKSEEPNEFKDVFSFGASLNIGNMK is encoded by the coding sequence ATGAGTAATCAGTTTCACGAACCTTTTGAACTTCTTAGTGAAAAAACTAAAGATATTACTAGGGCGATCAATAGTCTGAGGGAAGAACTCGAGGCTGTTGACTGGTATAATCAGAGGGCTGATATTTCAACTGATGGTGAGCTAAGATCTATTCTCGAACATAACAGAAATGAAGAGATGGAACATGCCGTGATGTTGATGGAGTGGTTAAGAAGAAATATGGATGGTTGGAATGAAGAGATGGAGACTTATTTTTTCACTAAATCACCAATTACAAGTTTGGAAGAGAAATCCGAAGAACCAAATGAATTTAAAGATGTTTTTTCTTTCGGGGCATCTTTAAATATAGGAAATATGAAATAA
- a CDS encoding potassium channel protein, producing the protein MQSQIKKVVIAVWILIVIFMIGTLGYYYIEEYNFINSLYMTFITLSTVGFQEVSPLTNYGKIFTCILILAGVSVVIYALGHLTTFFIEGEMKNYLKGVKMKKKINSMKDHHIIVGCGRTGKKIIEEFLTNELEFVVVEKSYEELERYVEKFGDRFHYIIGDATDDETLKMAGIKRSKVILSVLSTDAENLFITLSARELNSNIKIVTRVIEVSNSKKLKMAGADIVISPLEIEASRLFATATQSNILSFLDIMSNNSSLQTLKFATVEIKTLSDIEGKYLKEAMIPQRTNLIVIGIQKGEKTEFNPMSHTKINAGDKLLVLGSLAQIKSLNEIAEGIE; encoded by the coding sequence ATGCAGAGCCAAATTAAAAAAGTGGTCATCGCAGTGTGGATATTAATAGTAATATTTATGATAGGAACTCTGGGATACTATTATATTGAAGAATACAACTTTATAAATTCACTGTATATGACATTTATAACCCTTTCCACTGTTGGATTTCAAGAAGTCTCTCCTCTTACAAATTACGGAAAAATATTTACCTGTATTCTTATCCTAGCAGGTGTATCTGTGGTAATATATGCTCTTGGACACCTGACTACTTTTTTCATAGAGGGAGAAATGAAAAATTATTTGAAGGGAGTTAAAATGAAAAAGAAAATAAATTCCATGAAGGACCATCACATAATAGTCGGATGTGGGAGGACTGGAAAAAAAATTATAGAAGAATTTTTGACTAATGAATTAGAGTTTGTGGTGGTTGAAAAGTCTTATGAAGAATTAGAACGTTATGTTGAAAAGTTTGGAGACCGATTTCACTATATAATTGGTGATGCCACAGATGATGAAACTCTAAAAATGGCAGGAATAAAAAGATCCAAAGTAATTCTGTCAGTTCTTTCAACAGATGCTGAAAATTTATTTATAACTTTAAGTGCCCGGGAGCTAAATAGCAATATCAAGATTGTTACCAGAGTTATAGAAGTTAGTAACAGTAAAAAACTTAAAATGGCAGGGGCAGATATAGTTATATCTCCATTAGAAATAGAAGCCAGCAGACTTTTTGCAACTGCTACCCAGAGTAATATACTGAGTTTTTTAGATATCATGAGTAATAACAGTTCACTGCAGACTTTAAAGTTTGCCACGGTAGAAATAAAAACTCTGAGTGATATAGAGGGGAAATACCTGAAGGAAGCTATGATTCCACAGAGGACAAATTTAATAGTAATAGGAATACAAAAAGGAGAAAAAACTGAATTTAATCCTATGTCCCATACAAAGATTAATGCAGGAGATAAACTCCTTGTACTTGGAAGTTTGGCACAGATAAAATCTTTAAATGAAATAGCAGAGGGGATTGAATAG
- a CDS encoding site-specific integrase, producing the protein MEITKKENFEIGIRKKRKRNQDSKNIFSIYKSEKTLKDYMFYLNKFLNFVYEGNGEFHKDEIIQLMGDVEKGDIEDYVYHLIEERELKNTSVNKIISSLKSLYNEMEKHGYENPFKFIPLLKVSRHNFENVLKISFTEIKTILQKHDVFDDKSYRNKVIVYTLFYTGMRSQELLNLKYSDIIKREGEYVIKLEKTKSGREQYKALHPKCVEKIFFYKSYIKKLYALSSSQLEGRHVFPSDFSKDIPLSYSSLYSIIQNMGKLIEKDISPHNIRHAVATELSLQGADIMEIRDFLGHADTKVTEVYINAKNLLEKRAIEKLPSLD; encoded by the coding sequence ATGGAGATAACAAAAAAAGAAAATTTTGAAATAGGGATAAGAAAAAAAAGAAAAAGAAATCAAGATTCTAAAAATATTTTTTCAATATATAAGTCTGAAAAAACGTTAAAAGACTATATGTTCTATCTGAATAAATTTTTGAACTTTGTTTATGAAGGAAATGGTGAATTTCATAAAGATGAAATAATCCAGCTTATGGGGGATGTGGAAAAGGGCGATATAGAGGACTATGTTTATCATCTTATAGAGGAGAGAGAATTGAAAAATACCTCTGTAAATAAAATAATTTCATCACTGAAAAGCCTCTATAATGAAATGGAAAAACATGGATATGAAAACCCTTTCAAATTTATTCCCCTCCTCAAAGTATCAAGACATAACTTTGAAAATGTTCTAAAGATATCCTTTACAGAGATAAAGACGATACTCCAGAAACATGACGTATTTGATGATAAGAGCTATAGAAACAAAGTAATAGTTTATACTCTATTTTATACCGGTATGCGTAGTCAGGAACTTTTAAACTTAAAGTATAGCGATATAATCAAACGTGAGGGAGAATATGTAATCAAACTAGAAAAGACCAAAAGTGGTCGTGAACAATATAAGGCTCTCCACCCAAAGTGCGTAGAAAAAATCTTTTTTTATAAAAGTTATATTAAAAAATTATATGCCTTATCTAGTTCTCAATTAGAGGGTAGACATGTCTTCCCATCTGATTTTTCAAAAGATATTCCTCTTTCTTACAGTTCCTTATATTCCATTATACAAAATATGGGTAAACTAATAGAGAAAGATATAAGCCCTCATAATATTCGGCATGCTGTTGCGACAGAACTTTCTCTCCAAGGAGCGGACATTATGGAGATCAGAGATTTTTTGGGACATGCTGATACAAAAGTTACAGAGGTATATATCAACGCTAAAAATTTATTAGAAAAGCGAGCTATTGAAAAATTACCAAGTTTGGATTAG
- a CDS encoding DUF3157 family protein, with product MKKLYLVAASLILLTNLSFAANVEVIKNSKGEEIVLKSDKTWESMESYYRKSEFKKMVKVENLEVDSKDDDFRRVTFDVVNYSEYDLEYVVYKVKILFEDEYSLRKLITVSNLKSGETFQVKRHINVDDIDGRNVVVEVLDFKMKTR from the coding sequence ATGAAGAAATTGTATCTAGTCGCAGCTTCTCTTATATTGCTAACCAATCTATCTTTTGCAGCAAATGTAGAAGTAATTAAGAATTCCAAGGGTGAAGAGATTGTTTTGAAGTCTGATAAAACTTGGGAAAGCATGGAAAGTTATTATCGAAAGTCAGAATTTAAAAAGATGGTAAAGGTAGAAAATCTAGAGGTAGATTCAAAAGATGATGATTTCAGACGTGTGACTTTTGATGTTGTCAATTATTCAGAATATGACCTGGAGTATGTAGTTTATAAAGTTAAGATTTTATTTGAAGATGAATATTCCCTAAGAAAGCTCATCACAGTCAGCAACTTGAAGTCTGGAGAAACATTTCAAGTTAAGAGACATATAAATGTTGATGATATTGATGGCAGAAATGTTGTTGTGGAAGTTTTAGATTTTAAAATGAAAACCAGATAA
- a CDS encoding pseudouridine synthase, with the protein MRLDKFLTECGIGTRREVKDIITKDVVTINNKRVSSPKEKVDLGKDVVKIRETILEYKENRFYVLNKVAGFITATEDPKEKTVMELLPKWVNKKDLFPVGRLDKDTEGLLLFTNNGKIAHELLSPKKHVNKTYLVKLLKEIDEKSVKLLEEGVDIGGYVTKPSKVQIINNTEIFLTISEGRFHQVKKMLESVENKVTYLKRLQFGKLKLGDLPLGEVKEVTLTDIF; encoded by the coding sequence ATGAGATTAGATAAGTTTCTTACTGAGTGCGGAATAGGTACCAGAAGAGAGGTAAAAGACATAATAACTAAAGATGTGGTTACAATAAATAATAAAAGAGTCAGTTCTCCTAAGGAGAAAGTTGATTTGGGAAAGGATGTAGTCAAAATCCGAGAAACTATTTTGGAATATAAAGAGAATAGATTCTATGTACTGAATAAAGTTGCTGGATTCATAACTGCCACTGAAGATCCAAAAGAAAAAACGGTTATGGAGCTTCTTCCCAAATGGGTAAATAAAAAAGATCTTTTTCCAGTTGGAAGACTGGATAAAGACACAGAAGGGCTGCTTCTGTTTACAAACAACGGTAAAATAGCCCATGAACTATTATCACCGAAAAAACATGTAAACAAAACTTATCTGGTAAAACTCTTAAAGGAAATAGATGAGAAATCAGTAAAGTTATTAGAAGAGGGAGTCGATATTGGAGGGTATGTTACGAAACCCTCAAAAGTTCAGATAATAAATAATACGGAAATTTTTCTGACTATAAGTGAGGGGAGATTTCATCAAGTAAAAAAAATGCTTGAGTCTGTCGAGAATAAAGTGACATATCTTAAGAGACTGCAGTTTGGAAAACTAAAGCTTGGTGATCTTCCACTTGGTGAGGTAAAAGAGGTAACTCTAACGGATATTTTTTAG